The sequence AATGGTGGTTCAGGACGGAATTGAACCGCCGACACTTTGAGCTTCAATCAAATGCTCTACCAACTGAGCTACTGAACCATTAATGGCGGTCTTGACGGGACTTGAACCCGCGATCTCCTCTGTGACAGAGAGGCATGATAACCACTTCACTACAAGACCATTTGGTTGCGGGGGCAGGACTTGAACCTACGACCTTCGGATTATGAGCCCGACGAGCTACCAACTGCTCCACCCCGCGATAAAATTTACTAAATTAATACTAACATAAATTACTGCTAAAATGCAAATAATTCTTATAAATGGCGGAAGATGAGGGATTCGAACCCCCGCGCGGCTTTCACCGCCTGTCGGTTTTCAAGACCGATCCCTTCAACCAGGCTTGGGTAATCTTCCAATAATGTTTCTGATAAAGAATTCTACTATAAACTGGTGGACCCTACTGGACTTGAACCAGTGACCATCCGGTTATGAGCCGGATGCTCTAACCAACTGAGCTAAGGGTCCATATGGTAGCGGAAAAGAGACTTGAACTCTTGACCTCCCGGGTATGAGCCGAGCGCTCTAACCAGCTGAGCTATCCCGCCATTTGAATATATTTTGTTTTTTGTAGAATACTTTATTGATAAAATGGTGGACCCGAACGGGATCGAACCGTCGACCCCCTGCGTGCAAGGCAGGTGCTCTCCCAGCTGAGCTACGGGCCCAATTAATTACTAAAATAATGGTCGGAAAGACAGGATTCGAACCTGCGACCCCTCGGTCCCAAACCGAGTGCTCTACCAAGCTAAGCTACTTTCCGAAAAAAAATAAATGGCGCGCCCAGAAGGATTCGAACCCTCAACCTTTTGATCCGTAGTCAAACGATCTATCCAATTGATCTATGGGCGCATAAATGTGAAATTGTAATAATCTAAATGGAGGCACTAGTCGGACTCGAACCGACGGTCGGGGAGTTGCAGTCCCATGCCTTAGCCAACTTGGCTATAGTGCCACGAGTTTTAGACCCTTTATATATTATCATAATTATAATACTTTTCAAGAAAATTTACTAAAAAATATTGATATTATTAAAGAAATTTTATTCAACAGCAATTAAGAACGGATATAATTGCTGTTCACCATTTACAAATTCATATTCAACATCATAACTTTCATCTAATAATTTTTTGATCATGTTGATATCTTTTGTTTCAGCATCTTCACCAGTAAAAATTGTAACAATTTCACTAGCTTTTGTGATTGATTTAGCAAATAATTGTTTAAGCGTTTGGATTAATGTTGGATGTGAACAAATAATTTTTTTATTCAAAACCCCTAAATATTCCCCTTTAGTAATTTTAACGCCATCAATTGATGTTGTTTTTGCTGCTTGAGTAACTGATAAACTAGCAACATTTTTTAACGCTGTTTTTAAGGTTGAATAATTCTTTTTTGCTAATTCTCCTTGTTCAAAAGCTAATGTTGCCACCATTCCTTCTTGGACAGATGAAGTTGGGATAACATAAACATTTGATTTTTTCTCAACTTTTGCGGCTTGTTGAGCTGCCAAAATAGCATTACTATTATTTGGAAGAATAAAGACATCAACTGCGTCAACTTCTTCAATTGCTTTTAAATAATCATCAGTTGAGGGGTTCATTGATTGTCCACCATTAACTGTTGCTTGAATATTTAAATCACTTTTAAAGAAACGAGCTATTCCAACACTTGGTGTAACAGCAATAATTGCTTCTTTATTTTTAAGTTCACGTTCAGCTTTAATTGTTTTAACATGTTTTTCGGCTTGTAAAGTCATATTTTCAACTTTAATATTTTTAAATTCACCATGTTTTTGTAAAAATGTTAAAATCAGCCCTGGCACTAATGTATGTACGTGTACTTTTAGAATATCTTTATCCACAACAGCAACAATTGATTGTCCACCTTGATCTTCTAATGTTTGACGAACATTGTTAACATCAATATTTTTTTCATAATGTTCATTTAACATGACAATTGTTTCAGTACAATAACCAAATTCTTCATTTTCAAGATTCATTGCAACATTATTTCCAGTATTTTCAGCATGTTTTTTTCGTTGAGCAACTACTTTACCTGTTTCTAGGTATTCAGTCATTCCTTCAAAAACTTTAACTAACCCAAAGCCTCCTGAATCAACAACACCTACTTCTTTTAAAACTGGTAATAATTCTGGTGTTCCTTTCAACGATTCAGTTGAAAAGACAACAATTTTGCGGAATAAGGCTGGTACAGTTAATTCCTCAGTAATTTTTTCAACATTTTCTGCTGTTTCACGAATTACTGTTAAGATTGTTCCTTCCACTGGTTTCATTACTGCTTTATAAGCTACTTCTTTTGCTTGAATTATTGCTGTTTTAACAGCTGCAACAGAAAATTCGTCTGTTTCTTTTAACCCATTGGCAAAACCACGGAAAATTTGGGACAGAATAACTCCTGAATTCCCTCGTGCTCCCATTATTAAACCACGCGCAAAAGCATCAGCAAGTTTACTTACTGAATCTCCTTCTAAATCTCTAATGTCTTTAATAGCATTTGTCATTGTTAAATTCATATTAGTTCCTGTATCACCATCGGGAACAGGAAACACGTTTAACTTATCAATTTCTGGATAAAAATTGTATAAGTTATTATATCCACTAATTAGTGCATTCTTAAAAGATTTGGCATTAAATTCCATCTTGTTATCACCCTTACATTTCTGTATCTATCATAAATTAATTCGATCGTTCTTAAGTGATATTTTATTTATAAATCTTTATCTAAATAATATCTCATTTTTTATAATTTTTCATATTTTATATTTTATACAAGTAAGTCTTGAATATGAACATTAACTGTAAAATCAGTTGGAAAAGACTCAAGTTTTTCCAATTCATATTTGATGCGGATTTGTACCTCTTGACTAACATCTCTAATATTAGAACCTTCTAATAAAATTAAAAAGATATCAATAACATACTTACCCTCAACTTGCTTTAATTTAATTGATTGTGAATAATCTGTAATTAATAATGTGGCACTCTCTTCACCACTGTCATCTTCTGATAATCTTGCAAAACCAGCTACACCAGGCACTGTAATAACAGCACTATAAACAATGTTAGCAATTGATTCAAAACTATTTTTTTCCATTTTATCACCTACTAATTAAATTAACATATTTAATTATATCCATAAAATATTAGAAAGCAATATTTTATAATATAAAAATTTCAATATTTATCTTGATCATCAATATAAAATCAAGTTTTCAAGGAAAATTTACACTAATGTTAATTTTTAAATCAATATTCCTTCTAAATATAATTTTACTATATTTTTTAAATTTTTACCCTATCTTAAGAAAAAAAATAACGATTATGATAAATATTTTTTTGCTAATATCATAGTTGCAAAGTTCTAAAACCAATAGTCTAAAGATTATAATTAGGGTTTTGCCAATAAAAATGCTCTTTCATATTCATCTTGATCAAATCAAGATCCTAAATGCAATTCCTCAGCAATTTGACGATTAGCAAAATTATTTATAATTGGGGCGCCTGGTTTTTGAATGACTAGTAGTTTTAAAATTCCGTTACCAGTTTGCACAAAAACCCCTTCTTCATCACGATTAATAATTTCCCCTGGGAAAAAAATCTTCATAACACTAATAAAACTTTCGGCTGGCTCAAGAACACGAACTTTAAGAATATTTCATTGCTGATTTTTTAAAAAAGTATAAGCGGGGCCTAATTTGTTGCTAGCAGCTTCATTAATTAACCCTACTAACGCTTGCGCCTCTAAATGTCATTTGATTCTTCATGATTCTGTCATATTTATGATCACCTTTACTATTGGGAATTATTATAGCATAAAAGATGAGAACAAGAAGACGATTAAAATTAACTATTTTTAAAAAAAGCTAAGAAATTATTGCAATTAATGTAAAATTTCGTTATTATCTTATAGTATGACTATAAAGGAGTGATATTATGGCAAGAAAATGTGAAATTACAGGTAAAGCAGCGCTTTCAGGAAACAAACGCTCACACGCTATGAATGCTTCACGTCGTAAATGAAATGTAAACTTACAAAAAGTTCGTATTGTAGTTGACGGTGAAGTAAAAACATTACGTGTAGCAACTAGAACCTTAAAAACATTAAAACGTAAAGGTCAAATTGCACAATAATTTATTTTATTGATGATAATAAAAAAGTAAGAATATCTCTGATTATTCTTACTTTTTTTTCGAAAATAAGTTATTATTTATATATGAGAATAAATTCTATGCCCGTATGGCGGAATTGGCAGACGCAGTAGACTCAAAATCTACCGAAGAAATTCGTATCGGTTCGACCCCGATTACGGGTACCATTACATTTAGTTATTCTCAAAAAGACAAAAATAAAACTGCTTTTAGCAGTTTTTTTATTTTGAGTAAATGATAAGCACTTTGCCACTATTAACAACAACTGTTCCTGGGTGACCAAGTAATTCATTACTAATAGCGTTTGGTGATAACAATGATAAACGAAAATCTGTAACATTATATTTACAATCTTTAATTGTAATAATAGCTTGTTCATAAGCAATTATTGAAAAATAACGAAAACCTTCTCGAAGGGGGATAACATTCTCTCCCGATTGTAATTGATAAGCATAGTTATGTTCGTTTAAAAAGATAAGATTATAATTAATAATTAGTCATAAACACGCTAAATCCATGTCAAACCGTGGTCCATCGGCGACAAGAATGATTTGATGAGGATTAAGTTTAATTGCGGCTTGAACAGCTAATTCAGCATCTAAATAGTCTTTTTCTGCTGGATAATGGTAAAGTTCTTTGGCAACCGTTTTAATTTGGTTATATTCTAACTCTGAAACAGAATCAAAATCAGCACATGCTAAATCAATTTGATTGAAATTATTAAGCAACGCTAAGCATCCTCGTTCAACACCAATTTTAAAATAGTTTTGATAAGGTTGTAAATTAGTTATTTTATCGGTGCAAACTATTAAAACATTATTATTTGCCATTAGTTAAACCCTCTAAGCGTTCTAATAAATCATGATGGCCAAATAAATAACTACCTGCTACTAAAATATCAACACCAAAATCTTGACACATTTTTCCTGTTTGGGCATTAATTCCCCCATCAACAGAAATTAGGGTTTTTAATTTATTTTTATCAATAAATTTTCGCAGATGGGCAATTTTTTCCGCAGCATGAGGAATAAAAGCCTGCCCACCAAAACCTGGTTCAACTGTCATAACAAGAACAAGATCAAGAAATGGTAAAAATGGTAAAATTTCTTCAACATTTGTTGATGGTTTAATTGCTAAACCAAATTGCAGATCATACTTTGTTTTTAAAGCTAAAAATTCATTAATTTGTTCGCTAGTTAAGGCTTCATAATGCAGTGTAATTGCATTTGCTTTGGCTTCAATAAAAGGTTTTAAATAATCTTCAACACTACTATTTTTAATCTTAACCATTAAATGACAATCAACAAATAAATTATGTTTGTCCGTAATATCTTTTAAAATTTTTGGACCAAACGTTAAATTGGGAACAAAATCACCATCCATAACGTCAAAATGGATTCATTTAACACCGCCTGCTTCAATTAACGTTAATTCTTGATCAAGATTTAAAAAATCTGCGCTTAAAATACTGGGAGCAATAATAAACTTTGACATACTTATTTCCTTTCTGTTATTTCACTGATAATTTTACAATAATCATTGTAAAAAAATGTTGGAATTATTTTAGCTGTTACTAACTCTTTTATTTTACAATGCGGTTCATTGAGATGCAAACAATGACGGAATTTACAAAAACGGCTATTTTCGGTAAAAAGGTGGTAGGAAATCGCTAATTTTTCTGGGTTAAATTCTCGTAAATCAAAGGATGAAAACCCGGGAGTATCAATTACAATCCCATTGCTAATCTCATACATTTTACTATTTGTTGTCGTATGTTTTCCTCGTCCTAAGGCCTTGGAAATTTCTTGGGTTTTAATTAAGTTTTGCTCAAGTAATGTATTAATTGTTGTTGATTTACCACTCCCTGTCTGACCAGTAAAAACAGAAATTTTATTAATTAAAGTTGCTTTAAAAGCATCCCATTCTGACGAGTCAGGAGTTTTATTACTTAAAATAAAAGTTTGATAACCCATTTGTGGATATCATTGTAAATATTTATCATATAAATCATCATCTTGACCCAGTAAATCCTTTTTTGTAAAAACAATAACTGGGGTAATCCCCTTATATTCAACAATTGCCAAAAACTTATTTAATAAATAACTACTAAAATTAGGACTTTGTAAAGATGTAATTATTACAGTTTGGTCTATATTAGCTATTTTTGGGCGATATAATTCATTTTTCCGAGGGTGAATTTTTGTAATTGTCCCCTGGTCATTATTTTGAACAATAAAATCAACATGATCACCAACAAGCGGACGTTGATTATGATGGCGAAATAAACCTTTACTTTTACATTCATAAATAAGATCATTATTAGCTTCTTTTACATAACAAAACTCACTAATTACCGAAACAATTAAACCTGTTTTTTCCATCTTAAACAAAAACTCCAACTAGTAAAACAGCAATCGCCACTACCAGCAATGTCAAAATTAAAAAGACCCATGTTTTACTAAAATAAAGTGGTAATGATAAATAGCGATCTTGCAATTTGCTACGGTGATTTTTGATTGTTACTCAGTTTTTTAATTTAATTGGTTTATCATGTTGATGGTCTTGACTATCAATTCCTTTTAATGCGCTATTAAATTCCGCAACTGTTTCAAATCGTTCACTAGGTTCTTTTGCAATTGCTTTTAAAATGATATTTTCTAAAGCTTGATTAATTGTATTGTTAATTAACTTTGGGGCTAATGGTAATTCTTTAACATGCTTAACAGCTACTAAGGTTGGATTTTTTCCAACAAAAGGAGTTACCCCAACTGCTAATTCATATAACATAATCCCTAGAGCATATAGGTCACTTTTTTTTGTGGCTGGACGAGATTGTACAATTTCTGGAGCCATATATTTTGCTGTTCCAATTATTTTGCCATTTTCACTATCTTCACTATTTTCTAAAATTGCGACTCCAAAATCAGCAACTTTAATTTTACCATCATAAGAAATCAAGATATTTTCTGGTTTGATATCCCGGTGAATAATGTCATTTTTATGGGCTTCAATAATTGCTTGATTAATAGCATCAAAAAAATAAATTAGTTCCTTATTTGTACATGGCCCTAAAGTTAACAAACGATCTTTTAGCGTATATCCTCGTACTAGCTCTAAAACGATACACTGGCGGTCAAAGGCCTCAAAAGTACCATAAACTTTAACTACATTAGGATGAGAAAATTGCGCAATTGAATTATATTCTTTATTAAAACGATCAACAGCTTCTTTATTTTTTGATAAACTAACTGACATCATTTTAATTGCAACATAGCGTTTTAAAATTAAGTCATAGCCCTCAAAAACTTCGGCCATTCCGCCGTCAGCAATTTTATCAATTATTTGATAACGCTCATATAAAATCGTCCCACTTGTTATTTTTTCCATTATTTCACCCTGTTATATCCTTAACAATATCATAGCATTATAATTTAATAAATTGGTAAAGTTTTAATCAATTTCAAAAATTAACCCTGTTAAGTTATCAGTTGATAAATTTTCTAAGGCCCGATCAATTAGAATCTTAACTTTATCGTTTAATTTATTTGAAGAAGATAAAACATCAACTAAATCAGTGTCATCAACATAATCATGAATTCCATCAGTTGTTAATAAATATGTTCCTGCAATATCTTCAACAACATAGGTGTCTATTTTTAATGTTTTGGTTGGTCCTAAGGCACTTGTTAAAACCTTTCAAAAAGTATGGACATTATATTGTTTTTTGTATTGTCCTTGAAATTCTAACTCCTGGCGTTCACGATATTCAACCGAATTTTCCATATTTTGATCTGTTGTAATTTGGTAAATCTTATGATTATGTAATTTATATAAACGAGAATCACCAATATTAATAATATAAACTTTTTGATTAGCAAGTAAGGCTGCAACAACTGTTGTTCCCATGTCACTTGTATCGGGATGAATTTTTGCATAGTTAATCATCTCATTTTGAATTACAAGAATTGTATTACGAAATCACTGGTTAATTTCTTCATCTGACATCGCATTAAAATTAACATTATGAAAATAGTTGATCATTTCTTCAACCGCGATTTTACTGGCAACTTCTCCATGCTGGTGGCCACCCATTCCATCACAGACAATTGCCAAATGATTATTATAATTATTTGTCGCAAAATCAAAATTATCTTGGTTACTACTACGATATGCGCCAATATCTGTTTTAAAACCAAAACGTACATTAATCATTATTTTTTTAATACTCCTTCATTTTTTGCTCGTAATTGCCCACAAGCCGCATCAATATCATGACCAAATTCCCGACGAACAATACAATTAATACGATTATTTTGTAATGTTGTAAAGAACTCTTCAATTCTTGTACTACGTTGATAGTCATTTTCAGCAACGGCATTGTATGGAATTAAATTAACATAGGCATTCATTCCCCGAATTAATTTTGCTAATTCCACTGCATTTTCACGACTATCATTAACATTATTAATTAAAATGTATTCAAAAGTAATTCGACGGTTTGTTTTTTCTAAATAATAATTAATTGCCTCCATTAATTTTTCTAATGGGTATGCTTTATTAATTGGCATTAATTGATTACGAATTGCATTATTTGGCGCATGTAATGATATTGCCAAGTTTACTTGTAAGTTTAAGTCGGCAAATTGTTTAATTTTTGGAACTAACCCACAAGTTGAAATTGTAATGTGACGAGCCCCAATTTGGTATCCCTTTGGATCATTAATTACTTTAACAAAATCAATCACATTTTCAAAATTATCAAATGGTTCCCCAATTCCCATCACAACAATATGACTCACACGTTCTTGAGCCTTTTGTAAATAGCGATTAACCATCATAACTTGGGCAACAATTTCTCCCGTTGATAGATTACGGGTTTTTTTTAACAACCCGGATGCACAAAAAGTACAGGCCATATTACAACCAACTTGGGTTGTTACACAAACTGAATTACCATAATTTTGGCGCATTAAAACTGTTTCAATTTTTAAACCATCTTTTAATTTAAATAAAAATTTAACCGTTCCATCTTTTGATTCTTGTTGGACAACAATTTCTAAT is a genomic window of Spiroplasma syrphidicola EA-1 containing:
- a CDS encoding DAK2 domain-containing protein, which produces MEFNAKSFKNALISGYNNLYNFYPEIDKLNVFPVPDGDTGTNMNLTMTNAIKDIRDLEGDSVSKLADAFARGLIMGARGNSGVILSQIFRGFANGLKETDEFSVAAVKTAIIQAKEVAYKAVMKPVEGTILTVIRETAENVEKITEELTVPALFRKIVVFSTESLKGTPELLPVLKEVGVVDSGGFGLVKVFEGMTEYLETGKVVAQRKKHAENTGNNVAMNLENEEFGYCTETIVMLNEHYEKNIDVNNVRQTLEDQGGQSIVAVVDKDILKVHVHTLVPGLILTFLQKHGEFKNIKVENMTLQAEKHVKTIKAERELKNKEAIIAVTPSVGIARFFKSDLNIQATVNGGQSMNPSTDDYLKAIEEVDAVDVFILPNNSNAILAAQQAAKVEKKSNVYVIPTSSVQEGMVATLAFEQGELAKKNYSTLKTALKNVASLSVTQAAKTTSIDGVKITKGEYLGVLNKKIICSHPTLIQTLKQLFAKSITKASEIVTIFTGEDAETKDINMIKKLLDESYDVEYEFVNGEQQLYPFLIAVE
- a CDS encoding DNA-3-methyladenine glycosylase, which produces MTESWRIKWHLEAQALVGLINEAASNKLGPAYTFLKNQQWNILKVRVLEPAESFISVMKIFFPGEIINRDEEGVFVQTGNGILKLLVIQKPGAPIINNFANRQIAEELHLGSWFDQDEYERAFLLAKP
- the rlmN gene encoding 23S rRNA (adenine(2503)-C(2))-methyltransferase RlmN → MQSFFDFTKEKLQSSLVENGFKRYLADQLFDWVYVKNILSFDEMTNISKGDREKLKEFYTLSELEIVVQQESKDGTVKFLFKLKDGLKIETVLMRQNYGNSVCVTTQVGCNMACTFCASGLLKKTRNLSTGEIVAQVMMVNRYLQKAQERVSHIVVMGIGEPFDNFENVIDFVKVINDPKGYQIGARHITISTCGLVPKIKQFADLNLQVNLAISLHAPNNAIRNQLMPINKAYPLEKLMEAINYYLEKTNRRITFEYILINNVNDSRENAVELAKLIRGMNAYVNLIPYNAVAENDYQRSTRIEEFFTTLQNNRINCIVRREFGHDIDAACGQLRAKNEGVLKK
- a CDS encoding Asp23/Gls24 family envelope stress response protein, with product MEKNSFESIANIVYSAVITVPGVAGFARLSEDDSGEESATLLITDYSQSIKLKQVEGKYVIDIFLILLEGSNIRDVSQEVQIRIKYELEKLESFPTDFTVNVHIQDLLV
- the rpmB gene encoding 50S ribosomal protein L28, whose amino-acid sequence is MARKCEITGKAALSGNKRSHAMNASRRKWNVNLQKVRIVVDGEVKTLRVATRTLKTLKRKGQIAQ
- a CDS encoding thiamine diphosphokinase; translation: MANNNVLIVCTDKITNLQPYQNYFKIGVERGCLALLNNFNQIDLACADFDSVSELEYNQIKTVAKELYHYPAEKDYLDAELAVQAAIKLNPHQIILVADGPRFDMDLACLWLIINYNLIFLNEHNYAYQLQSGENVIPLREGFRYFSIIAYEQAIITIKDCKYNVTDFRLSLLSPNAISNELLGHPGTVVVNSGKVLIIYSK
- the rpe gene encoding ribulose-phosphate 3-epimerase, which codes for MSKFIIAPSILSADFLNLDQELTLIEAGGVKWIHFDVMDGDFVPNLTFGPKILKDITDKHNLFVDCHLMVKIKNSSVEDYLKPFIEAKANAITLHYEALTSEQINEFLALKTKYDLQFGLAIKPSTNVEEILPFLPFLDLVLVMTVEPGFGGQAFIPHAAEKIAHLRKFIDKNKLKTLISVDGGINAQTGKMCQDFGVDILVAGSYLFGHHDLLERLEGLTNGK
- a CDS encoding PP2C family protein-serine/threonine phosphatase; amino-acid sequence: MINVRFGFKTDIGAYRSSNQDNFDFATNNYNNHLAIVCDGMGGHQHGEVASKIAVEEMINYFHNVNFNAMSDEEINQWFRNTILVIQNEMINYAKIHPDTSDMGTTVVAALLANQKVYIINIGDSRLYKLHNHKIYQITTDQNMENSVEYRERQELEFQGQYKKQYNVHTFWKVLTSALGPTKTLKIDTYVVEDIAGTYLLTTDGIHDYVDDTDLVDVLSSSNKLNDKVKILIDRALENLSTDNLTGLIFEID
- a CDS encoding protein kinase domain-containing protein, producing MEKITSGTILYERYQIIDKIADGGMAEVFEGYDLILKRYVAIKMMSVSLSKNKEAVDRFNKEYNSIAQFSHPNVVKVYGTFEAFDRQCIVLELVRGYTLKDRLLTLGPCTNKELIYFFDAINQAIIEAHKNDIIHRDIKPENILISYDGKIKVADFGVAILENSEDSENGKIIGTAKYMAPEIVQSRPATKKSDLYALGIMLYELAVGVTPFVGKNPTLVAVKHVKELPLAPKLINNTINQALENIILKAIAKEPSERFETVAEFNSALKGIDSQDHQHDKPIKLKNWVTIKNHRSKLQDRYLSLPLYFSKTWVFLILTLLVVAIAVLLVGVFV
- the rsgA gene encoding ribosome small subunit-dependent GTPase A yields the protein MEKTGLIVSVISEFCYVKEANNDLIYECKSKGLFRHHNQRPLVGDHVDFIVQNNDQGTITKIHPRKNELYRPKIANIDQTVIITSLQSPNFSSYLLNKFLAIVEYKGITPVIVFTKKDLLGQDDDLYDKYLQWYPQMGYQTFILSNKTPDSSEWDAFKATLINKISVFTGQTGSGKSTTINTLLEQNLIKTQEISKALGRGKHTTTNSKMYEISNGIVIDTPGFSSFDLREFNPEKLAISYHLFTENSRFCKFRHCLHLNEPHCKIKELVTAKIIPTFFYNDYCKIISEITERK